One Lactobacillus sp. CBA3606 DNA segment encodes these proteins:
- a CDS encoding polysaccharide biosynthesis protein, whose translation MSEEPKADQPQSGHVNSEADAHQKMVRGSAWMTAGSLFSRILGAIYIIPWVMWLGSNSMQGNALYAKGYNIYSFFLLVAIGGIPSAISKQISEYNAINEYGVGQRLFKRGLLLAGAMGIASGAILWFGAQPIALIFGGGDPHVIPVLRALAIALVIIPPMALMRGFFQGYQQMAPSAVSQFVEQVFRVVYMLAATYFIMRIQNGNWVNAITQSTFAAFIGAAASCLLLGWYYYRQRPELNRLAAQSEAKLVIPVWQLFKDIIVQAIPFIVIDTATTVFNLLDQATFQPIMQATFHIKVESINTLYALFAFNSNKLVMIIVSLASAIAITVVPLLSESLAAQNLRNIRQQLEDAIILFLFIMIPGALGMAAVAQPLNTLFYGYDQTGAVILQIAAFTAIILGLFTVVSALMQGLSRNRDVIRFYLIGLGVKLVLQWPCIVLLSAAGPLVATAIGMLVASLLILHDLEVNFGVRYVKLLPKINRILMYSIVTYVAAKVAVYGLNLIFNEQRQTQALIILLIAVAIGGGVYVYFALRSRLADIMIGAKADGLRRKLRIK comes from the coding sequence ATGTCTGAGGAACCAAAAGCCGATCAACCGCAAAGTGGCCACGTTAATTCCGAAGCTGACGCACATCAAAAAATGGTGCGCGGGTCAGCTTGGATGACGGCGGGCAGTCTTTTCTCACGAATTCTTGGCGCCATTTATATTATTCCATGGGTCATGTGGTTAGGTAGCAATTCGATGCAAGGTAATGCGCTATATGCCAAAGGCTATAATATTTATAGCTTCTTCTTGTTGGTGGCCATCGGTGGCATTCCTTCGGCCATTTCTAAACAAATTTCTGAATATAATGCGATTAATGAATATGGTGTCGGCCAACGGCTCTTTAAACGCGGGCTATTATTAGCTGGTGCGATGGGGATTGCCTCTGGAGCCATTCTTTGGTTTGGCGCACAACCGATTGCTTTGATCTTTGGCGGTGGCGATCCGCATGTGATTCCGGTGTTACGGGCTTTGGCGATTGCCTTGGTGATTATTCCACCGATGGCTTTAATGCGAGGCTTTTTTCAAGGCTACCAGCAAATGGCACCGTCTGCGGTTTCTCAGTTTGTTGAACAGGTTTTTCGGGTCGTCTACATGTTGGCGGCCACCTATTTTATCATGCGTATTCAAAATGGTAACTGGGTTAATGCAATTACGCAATCGACCTTTGCGGCCTTTATTGGGGCCGCTGCCAGTTGTTTACTGCTAGGGTGGTATTATTACCGCCAACGTCCTGAACTCAATCGGTTGGCGGCTCAGAGTGAAGCTAAGCTGGTTATTCCGGTATGGCAGTTATTTAAAGATATCATTGTGCAAGCCATTCCGTTCATTGTGATTGATACGGCTACGACGGTCTTTAACTTGTTAGATCAAGCGACTTTCCAGCCAATTATGCAGGCAACTTTTCATATTAAGGTGGAAAGTATCAATACGCTTTATGCGTTATTTGCCTTTAATTCCAATAAATTAGTGATGATTATTGTCTCGTTAGCTTCCGCGATTGCAATTACCGTGGTGCCATTATTATCAGAATCATTAGCAGCGCAAAATTTACGCAATATTCGCCAACAATTAGAAGATGCGATTATTTTGTTCCTGTTCATTATGATTCCGGGCGCCTTAGGGATGGCAGCGGTCGCGCAACCGTTGAATACGTTATTTTATGGTTACGATCAAACGGGGGCCGTGATTTTACAAATTGCCGCTTTTACGGCGATTATTCTCGGGCTCTTTACTGTCGTTTCAGCGTTAATGCAAGGGTTGTCGCGCAATCGAGATGTTATTCGATTTTATTTGATTGGTCTAGGAGTCAAGCTAGTTCTACAATGGCCTTGTATTGTGTTACTTTCAGCGGCCGGTCCATTAGTAGCGACAGCAATTGGGATGTTGGTAGCGAGTCTTTTAATCTTGCATGACTTAGAGGTTAACTTTGGCGTTCGTTATGTGAAATTATTGCCTAAAATCAATCGGATTCTCATGTATTCGATTGTGACTTATGTGGCTGCTAAAGTTGCCGTATATGGGCTAAATTTAATATTTAACGAACAACGTCAGACGCAAGCATTAATTATTTTATTAATAGCGGTGGCAATTGGTGGCGGCGTGTACGTATACTTTGCTTTGCGGTCTCGTTTGGCAGATATAATGATTGGAGCTAAGGCCGATGGATTGCGGCGCAAGCTCCGGATTAAGTAG
- the leuS gene encoding leucine--tRNA ligase — translation MAYNHQIIERKWQHYWKANKTFKTLDTTDKKKYYALDMFPYPSGQGLHVGHPEGYTATDIMSRLKRMQGYNVLHPMGWDAFGLPAEQYALKTGHNPKDFTAQNIKNFKRQIRSLGFSYDWDREVNTTDPTFYKWTQWIFEQLYKRGLAYESETLVNWAPDMMGGTVVSNEEVIDGKTERGGYDVYRVPMKQWSLKITAYADRLIDDLDDIDWPENIKEQQRNWIGRSVGAAIKFKVADHDDQVIEVFSTRPDTLYGASYMVLAPEHALVESLTTPAQAAAIKAYKAKIATKSDLERTDLNKDKTGVFTGSYGINPVNGEKLPIWIADYVLASYGTGAIMAVPAHDDRDFEFAQKFDLPIKPVIAGENDYASQSYTGDGVHINSGIVDGLEKQPAIDKMIDWLVAHNCGEKKVNYRLRDWIFSRQRYWGEPIPVIHWEDGETTLVPEDELPLRLPATKNLEPSGTGESPLANIDDWVNVVDENGRKGKRETNTMPQWAGSSWYFLRYVDPHNPDALADYDKLKYWSPVDLYVGGAEHAVLHLLYARFWHKFLYDLGVVPNKEPFQKLVNQGMILGDNHEKMSKSRGNVVNPDDIVDQYGADTLRLYEMFMGPLEASIPWSTDGLHGANKWIERVWRLIVDENNRVRDRVTTFNDGKLTKVYNETVKKVTADYEAMRFNIAISQMMVFVNEAYKVDDLPIIYIEGLVKLIAPIMPHLAEELWSLLGHEKTITYAMWPTYDESKLVEATVQIVLQVNGKVRSHAEVSKDLGQAELEKLALADAKVQEFTAGKTIRKVIAIPGKLVNIVAN, via the coding sequence ATGGCATATAATCATCAGATTATTGAACGCAAGTGGCAACATTATTGGAAAGCTAACAAAACGTTCAAGACGTTAGATACAACGGATAAAAAGAAATATTACGCTTTGGATATGTTCCCATATCCATCTGGTCAAGGCTTACACGTCGGTCATCCAGAAGGCTACACTGCGACGGATATCATGTCACGGTTGAAACGGATGCAAGGGTATAACGTGTTACATCCAATGGGGTGGGATGCGTTTGGGTTACCAGCTGAACAGTATGCGTTAAAGACGGGCCACAACCCGAAGGACTTTACAGCGCAAAATATTAAGAACTTTAAACGTCAAATTCGGTCATTGGGCTTTTCCTATGATTGGGATCGTGAAGTTAATACCACGGACCCGACATTCTACAAATGGACTCAATGGATTTTTGAACAATTATACAAACGAGGCTTGGCCTATGAATCTGAAACGCTAGTTAACTGGGCACCAGATATGATGGGCGGGACTGTGGTCTCAAACGAAGAAGTCATTGATGGCAAGACTGAACGGGGCGGCTACGACGTTTATCGGGTGCCAATGAAACAATGGAGCTTAAAGATTACGGCGTATGCTGATCGATTGATTGATGATTTAGATGATATTGATTGGCCTGAAAATATTAAAGAACAACAACGGAATTGGATTGGTCGTTCGGTCGGAGCTGCGATTAAGTTTAAAGTTGCGGACCATGACGATCAGGTCATCGAAGTCTTCTCAACTCGGCCAGATACGCTATACGGCGCTAGTTACATGGTGTTAGCACCAGAACATGCCCTCGTTGAAAGCTTAACCACGCCAGCGCAAGCGGCTGCGATTAAAGCTTATAAAGCTAAGATTGCGACTAAGTCTGATTTGGAACGGACCGATCTTAACAAAGATAAGACCGGGGTCTTTACTGGGAGCTATGGCATCAACCCAGTTAATGGCGAAAAGTTGCCCATCTGGATTGCTGATTATGTTTTAGCTTCTTATGGGACCGGGGCCATTATGGCTGTACCAGCGCATGATGACCGTGATTTCGAGTTCGCCCAGAAGTTCGACTTACCCATCAAACCCGTTATTGCCGGTGAGAATGACTATGCTAGCCAGTCTTACACGGGTGATGGCGTTCATATCAATTCTGGCATTGTCGATGGTCTCGAAAAACAACCCGCGATTGATAAAATGATCGACTGGTTAGTTGCCCATAACTGTGGTGAAAAGAAAGTCAATTATCGGTTACGAGATTGGATTTTCTCACGGCAACGCTATTGGGGCGAACCGATTCCGGTGATTCATTGGGAAGATGGCGAAACCACATTAGTGCCAGAAGATGAATTGCCGTTACGCTTACCCGCAACTAAGAACTTGGAACCTTCCGGAACCGGTGAAAGTCCATTAGCTAACATTGACGATTGGGTTAATGTGGTCGATGAAAATGGCCGTAAAGGGAAGCGTGAAACGAACACGATGCCACAATGGGCAGGGAGTTCGTGGTACTTCTTACGTTACGTTGATCCACACAATCCAGATGCCTTGGCCGATTATGACAAGCTCAAGTATTGGTCACCTGTGGACTTGTATGTTGGCGGGGCTGAACATGCAGTGCTCCATTTATTGTATGCACGGTTCTGGCACAAGTTCTTATATGATTTGGGTGTGGTTCCAAACAAAGAACCTTTCCAAAAGCTCGTTAACCAAGGAATGATTTTAGGCGATAACCATGAAAAAATGTCTAAGTCACGTGGCAACGTCGTTAATCCAGATGATATTGTGGACCAATATGGGGCCGATACGTTACGTCTCTATGAAATGTTCATGGGACCATTGGAAGCGTCAATTCCATGGAGTACGGATGGCTTACATGGTGCTAACAAGTGGATTGAACGGGTTTGGCGGTTAATTGTGGATGAAAATAATCGTGTCCGTGACCGGGTAACGACTTTTAACGACGGTAAGTTGACGAAAGTCTATAACGAAACAGTTAAAAAAGTGACGGCCGACTATGAAGCAATGCGGTTTAATATTGCCATTTCACAAATGATGGTCTTTGTTAACGAAGCTTACAAAGTAGATGATTTACCGATTATTTACATTGAAGGACTCGTCAAGTTAATTGCGCCAATCATGCCGCATTTGGCTGAAGAACTCTGGTCATTGTTAGGTCATGAAAAGACGATTACGTATGCGATGTGGCCAACTTATGATGAATCTAAGCTCGTCGAAGCAACGGTGCAAATTGTCTTGCAAGTCAATGGTAAAGTCCGTTCACATGCGGAAGTTAGCAAGGATCTCGGCCAAGCTGAACTTGAAAAACTAGCTTTAGCGGATGCCAAGGTACAAGAATTTACAGCGGGTAAAACGATTCGCAAAGTGATTGCGATTCCTGGTAAATTAGTTAATATTGTCGCTAATTAA
- a CDS encoding pseudouridine synthase, producing the protein MRIDKFLHAMRIGTRTQVRRLIKDGHITANGERVLSGKQQVNPVNDVVSLDEQPVSYQQYFYYVMNKPVGVITATVDDQAKTVLDLFNTTDYRDDLFPIGRLDKDTEGVLVITNDGALSHALLAPAHHVTKVYEAEVTGEITAAQVAGFNDGITLKDGTQLQPAAAEIVAFHEIENFTTLRIKIHEGKYHQVKRMVGTLGERVVQLRRIAFGSLELPVGLLAGNYRALTDAELVALKADAGHPDED; encoded by the coding sequence ATGCGAATTGATAAATTTTTACATGCGATGCGAATTGGGACCCGAACCCAAGTCCGCCGTTTGATTAAAGACGGTCATATTACGGCCAATGGTGAGCGCGTTTTATCGGGGAAGCAACAAGTTAATCCGGTCAATGATGTGGTTAGCTTAGATGAGCAGCCTGTCAGTTATCAACAGTATTTTTATTATGTGATGAATAAACCAGTTGGGGTTATCACCGCAACGGTTGATGATCAAGCGAAGACGGTCTTGGATTTATTTAATACGACGGATTATCGTGACGACTTGTTTCCAATTGGTCGCTTAGATAAGGATACGGAAGGTGTATTGGTGATTACCAATGATGGGGCGTTGTCCCATGCCTTGTTGGCACCAGCCCATCATGTTACTAAGGTATATGAAGCTGAAGTAACTGGTGAAATTACGGCTGCGCAAGTGGCTGGTTTTAATGATGGCATTACTTTAAAAGACGGGACGCAATTGCAACCCGCAGCCGCTGAAATTGTTGCTTTTCATGAGATTGAAAACTTTACGACATTACGGATTAAAATCCATGAAGGTAAGTATCATCAAGTTAAACGGATGGTCGGGACTTTAGGCGAGCGTGTCGTGCAGTTGCGACGGATTGCCTTTGGTTCTTTAGAATTACCGGTTGGGTTACTTGCAGGTAATTACCGAGCGTTAACGGATGCTGA